The Agromyces sp. LHK192 genome includes a window with the following:
- the nucS gene encoding endonuclease NucS, which translates to MRLVIARCSVDYAGRLSAHLPLATRLLMVKGDGSLLVHSDGGSYKPLNWMSPPCVLEASEPDDDQRESGVTELWTVTHKKTADRLIVSIHEVLHDSNHDLGVDPGLQKDGVEAHLQQLLAEQIELLGDGHRLVRREFMTAIGPVDILAKDASGASVAVELKRRGDIDGVEQLTRYLELMNRDPLLAPVTGVFAAQEIKPQARTLAEDRGIRCVVLDYDAMRGVDSGVPTLF; encoded by the coding sequence GTGCGCCTCGTCATCGCCCGTTGCTCCGTCGACTACGCCGGCCGGCTCTCGGCGCACCTTCCGCTCGCCACGCGCCTGCTCATGGTCAAGGGCGACGGGAGCCTGCTCGTGCACTCCGACGGCGGCAGCTACAAGCCGCTGAACTGGATGAGCCCGCCGTGCGTGCTCGAGGCATCCGAGCCCGATGACGACCAGCGCGAATCCGGCGTGACCGAACTGTGGACCGTCACCCACAAGAAGACCGCAGACCGGCTGATCGTGTCGATCCACGAGGTGCTGCACGACTCGAACCACGATCTCGGCGTCGATCCGGGCCTGCAGAAGGACGGCGTCGAGGCGCACCTGCAGCAGCTGCTCGCCGAGCAGATCGAGCTGCTCGGCGACGGCCACCGGCTGGTGCGCCGCGAGTTCATGACGGCGATCGGCCCGGTCGACATCCTGGCGAAGGATGCCTCGGGCGCGAGCGTCGCGGTCGAACTGAAGCGGCGCGGCGACATCGACGGCGTCGAGCAGCTCACCCGCTACCTCGAGCTGATGAACCGCGACCCGCTGCTCGCGCCCGTGACGGGCGTGTTCGCCGCGCAGGAGATCAAGCCGCAGGCCCGCACGCTGGCCGAGGACCGGGGCATCCGCTGCGTGGTGCTCGACTACGACGCGATGCGCGGCGTCGACAGCGGCGTGCCGACGCTCTTCTGA
- a CDS encoding HAD hydrolase-like protein: MTSTLSTRTAPVPTRTWSAVLFDLDGTIVDSEGEITNSLAHTFAELGLPVPDEATLRAYVGPPLLDSLRLMAGLDDEQAWAALEAYRAHYGEHLLESPVFPGVAGVLQRLHAAGIPIALATSKPESMARRVLEHNALTGYFTVIAGAKDDESNSTKADVVADALERLRAAGVDTTDAVMVGDRGYDTLGAAANGVPTILVEWGYGSPAEAADTLAVVHSADQLRGLLLGG, translated from the coding sequence GTGACTTCGACCCTCTCTACCCGAACGGCGCCCGTGCCCACGCGCACCTGGTCGGCCGTGCTCTTCGACCTCGACGGCACCATCGTCGACTCCGAAGGCGAGATCACGAACTCGCTCGCCCACACCTTCGCCGAACTCGGGCTGCCCGTGCCCGACGAGGCCACCCTCCGCGCCTACGTCGGCCCGCCCCTGCTCGACAGCCTCCGCCTCATGGCCGGGCTGGATGACGAGCAGGCCTGGGCGGCGCTCGAGGCGTACCGCGCCCACTACGGGGAGCACCTGCTCGAGTCGCCCGTCTTCCCGGGCGTCGCCGGAGTGCTCCAACGGCTCCACGCCGCCGGCATCCCCATCGCGCTCGCGACCTCGAAACCCGAGTCGATGGCCCGACGCGTGCTCGAGCACAACGCGCTGACCGGGTACTTCACGGTGATCGCCGGCGCCAAGGACGACGAGTCGAACAGCACGAAGGCCGACGTCGTAGCCGACGCCCTCGAACGCCTGCGGGCGGCAGGCGTCGACACGACCGACGCCGTCATGGTCGGCGACCGCGGCTACGACACCCTCGGCGCCGCCGCCAACGGCGTGCCGACGATCCTCGTCGAGTGGGGCTACGGCTCCCCCGCCGAGGCCGCCGACACCCTCGCCGTGGTTCACTCGGCCGACCAGTTGCGCGGGCTGCTGCTCGGCGGCTGA